The following coding sequences lie in one Bordetella genomosp. 9 genomic window:
- the ftsH gene encoding ATP-dependent zinc metalloprotease FtsH → MNNSFSKVAVWMVIALVLFTVFKQFDGRTQTQDGVSYTQFMDDAKAGRIRKVDVQGDVLYVTPESGRPYTLTSPGDLWMVSDLLKYGVQVSGKAREEQSLLMNIFVSWFPMLLLIGVWIFFMRQMQGGGRGGAFSFGKSRARMLDENTNQVTFADVAGCDEAKEDVQELVDFLRDPSKFQKLGGRIPRGVLMVGSPGTGKTLLAKAIAGEAKVPFFSISGSDFVEMFVGVGAARVRDMFENAKKHAPCIIFIDEIDAVGRQRGAGLGGGNDEREQTLNQMLVEMDGFESGQGVIVIAATNRPDVLDPALLRPGRFDRQVVVPLPDIRGREQILKVHMRKVPLSPNVDASVLARGTPGFSGADLANLVNEAALFAARRNGRTVDMSDFEKAKDKIIMGAERRSIVMPEEERKNTAYHESGHAIVARMLPKTDPVHKVTIIPRGRALGVTMQLPESDRYSMDKQRLLSTIAVLFGGRIAEELFMNQMTTGASNDFERATAIARDIVTRYGMDQELGPMVYAENEGEVFLGRSVTKTTHVSEATMQKVDASIRRIIDEQYEVARKILDGNRDKVEAMAAALLEWETIDADQIDDIMSGRPPRPPKTPQGPSDTADNNPSGLAPGGSAAPAV, encoded by the coding sequence TTGAACAATTCATTTTCTAAAGTTGCGGTGTGGATGGTGATCGCCCTGGTGCTGTTCACCGTCTTCAAGCAATTCGACGGACGCACCCAAACGCAGGACGGCGTCAGCTACACGCAATTCATGGACGACGCCAAGGCAGGGCGCATCCGCAAGGTCGATGTACAGGGAGACGTGCTGTATGTGACGCCCGAATCGGGACGTCCCTACACGCTGACGTCGCCGGGGGACCTGTGGATGGTTTCTGACCTGCTGAAGTACGGCGTGCAGGTCTCCGGCAAGGCGCGCGAAGAACAATCGCTGCTGATGAATATCTTCGTCTCCTGGTTCCCCATGCTGCTCCTGATCGGCGTGTGGATATTCTTCATGAGACAGATGCAGGGCGGCGGGCGCGGCGGCGCATTCAGCTTCGGCAAATCGCGCGCGCGCATGCTGGACGAGAACACCAACCAGGTCACCTTCGCCGACGTCGCGGGCTGCGACGAAGCGAAGGAAGACGTGCAGGAACTGGTGGACTTCCTGCGCGACCCGAGCAAATTCCAGAAGCTGGGCGGGCGCATCCCGCGCGGCGTGCTGATGGTCGGCTCGCCCGGTACCGGTAAGACCCTGCTGGCCAAGGCCATCGCGGGCGAAGCCAAGGTGCCGTTCTTCAGCATCTCGGGTTCCGACTTCGTCGAAATGTTCGTCGGCGTGGGCGCGGCCCGCGTGCGCGACATGTTCGAAAACGCCAAGAAGCATGCGCCGTGCATCATCTTCATCGACGAAATCGATGCGGTGGGCCGTCAGCGCGGCGCCGGCCTGGGCGGCGGCAACGACGAACGCGAACAGACCCTGAACCAGATGCTGGTGGAAATGGACGGCTTCGAGTCGGGGCAGGGCGTTATCGTCATCGCGGCGACCAACCGTCCCGACGTGCTCGACCCGGCCCTGCTGCGTCCCGGACGTTTCGACCGCCAGGTCGTGGTGCCGCTGCCGGATATCCGCGGCCGCGAGCAGATCCTCAAGGTTCACATGCGCAAGGTGCCCCTGTCGCCCAACGTGGATGCGTCGGTGCTGGCGCGCGGCACGCCGGGCTTCTCCGGCGCGGACCTGGCCAACCTGGTGAACGAGGCCGCGCTGTTCGCGGCGCGCCGCAACGGCCGCACGGTGGACATGTCGGACTTCGAAAAGGCGAAGGACAAGATCATCATGGGCGCGGAACGCCGCTCCATCGTGATGCCCGAAGAAGAGCGCAAGAACACCGCTTACCACGAGTCCGGCCACGCCATCGTCGCCCGCATGCTGCCCAAGACGGACCCGGTGCACAAGGTCACCATCATCCCGCGCGGCCGCGCGCTGGGCGTGACCATGCAATTGCCGGAAAGCGACCGCTACAGCATGGACAAGCAGCGCCTGCTCAGCACCATCGCGGTGCTGTTCGGCGGGCGTATCGCCGAAGAGCTGTTCATGAACCAGATGACGACGGGCGCTTCCAACGACTTCGAGCGGGCCACCGCCATTGCACGCGACATCGTCACGCGCTACGGCATGGACCAGGAGCTTGGTCCCATGGTGTACGCCGAGAACGAAGGCGAGGTGTTCCTGGGCCGCAGCGTCACCAAGACGACGCACGTGTCCGAGGCCACCATGCAGAAGGTCGACGCCTCCATCCGCCGCATCATCGACGAGCAGTACGAGGTCGCGCGCAAGATCCTGGACGGCAACCGCGACAAGGTCGAAGCCATGGCCGCCGCGCTGCTGGAATGGGAGACCATCGACGCCGACCAGATCGACGACATCATGTCAGGACGTCCGCCCCGTCCCCCGAAGACGCCGCAAGGGCCTTCCGACACCGCGGACAACAATCCCAGCGGGCTTGCGCCTGGCGGCAGCGCCGCCCCGGCGGTCTAA
- the ppk1 gene encoding polyphosphate kinase 1, with the protein MASNVASQPLFLNRELSLLKFNERVLAMAENPAVPLLERLRYVCIVSSNLDEFFEIRISTLKEQQRQTPNLVGCDGLTPGEAYAQVQEAVHELVDRQYDLLNDEIFPRLQEHGIVLLHASEWDEAQQAWARETFHRDVMPLLTPIGLDPAHPFPRVYNKSLNFIVSLRGVDAFGRKASIAIVQAPRALPRLIRMPTELSGHPDGYVLLTSLMRAFVGELFPGLEMQGCYQWRVTRNSDLFVDEEEVTNLRQALQGELSQRNFGSAVRLEIDKLTPPELEAFLQREFSLTASDTYRVHGPVNLSRLMQLCNLPDRPGLLFPEYRAPVPAPFNQSTVNPAAMFTAIAAGDRLLHHPYQSFQPVIDFLTAAALDPDVMAIKQTIYRTGEDSELMQILLAAARAGKEVTVVVELMARFDEQTNINWAARLEEVGAHVVYGVVGHKTHAKMAVVLRREQGRLRRYAHLGTGNYHPRTARLYTDFGLLTADPAICEDMDKVFAQLTGLGARRPLKALLQSPFTLHESMVALIRAEAQAAREGKKARIMAKMNSLLETAVIEELYEASQAGVKIDLIVRGVCALRSGVKGLSDNIRVRSIVGRFLEHSRVFYFYANGRETVYLSSADWMDRNFFRRVEIAFPVQDKALKKRVIEEAFTYALRDNELAWQQQPDGDYTRVRTRAAPFNLHEHLMQKLGG; encoded by the coding sequence ATGGCATCCAATGTGGCTTCGCAGCCTTTATTCCTGAACCGGGAACTGTCGCTGCTCAAGTTCAACGAGCGCGTCCTGGCGATGGCCGAAAACCCCGCGGTCCCCTTGCTGGAACGACTGCGCTATGTCTGTATCGTCAGTTCCAATCTGGACGAGTTCTTTGAAATCCGCATCTCCACGCTGAAAGAGCAGCAGCGCCAGACGCCGAACCTGGTCGGCTGCGACGGGCTCACGCCGGGCGAGGCCTATGCGCAGGTGCAGGAGGCCGTGCACGAGCTGGTGGACCGCCAATACGACCTGCTCAATGACGAGATTTTCCCGCGCCTGCAGGAGCACGGCATCGTGCTGCTGCACGCGTCCGAATGGGACGAAGCCCAGCAGGCCTGGGCGCGCGAGACCTTCCACCGCGACGTGATGCCGCTGCTCACGCCGATCGGACTGGATCCGGCGCATCCCTTTCCGCGCGTCTATAACAAAAGCCTGAACTTCATCGTGTCCCTGCGCGGCGTCGATGCCTTCGGCCGCAAGGCGTCGATCGCCATCGTTCAGGCGCCGCGCGCCTTGCCCCGCCTGATCCGCATGCCCACGGAGCTGTCGGGCCATCCCGACGGCTATGTGCTGCTCACTTCGCTGATGCGCGCGTTCGTCGGCGAGCTGTTTCCGGGGCTGGAGATGCAGGGCTGCTATCAGTGGCGCGTGACGCGCAACAGCGACCTGTTCGTCGATGAGGAAGAAGTGACCAACCTGCGGCAGGCCTTGCAAGGCGAGCTGTCGCAGCGCAACTTCGGGTCTGCCGTCCGCCTGGAGATCGACAAGCTGACGCCGCCGGAGCTGGAGGCCTTTCTGCAACGCGAGTTCTCGCTCACGGCCAGCGACACCTATCGCGTGCACGGCCCGGTGAACCTGTCGCGGCTGATGCAGCTCTGCAATCTGCCGGACCGTCCGGGCCTGCTGTTTCCCGAATATCGCGCGCCCGTGCCGGCGCCGTTCAATCAATCGACGGTCAATCCGGCCGCCATGTTCACGGCGATCGCGGCGGGCGACCGGCTGCTGCATCATCCCTACCAGTCCTTCCAGCCGGTCATCGACTTCCTGACGGCCGCCGCGCTGGACCCGGACGTGATGGCGATCAAGCAGACCATCTACCGTACCGGCGAGGATTCCGAGCTGATGCAGATTCTGCTGGCCGCGGCGCGCGCCGGCAAGGAAGTGACGGTGGTCGTGGAGCTGATGGCGCGTTTCGACGAGCAGACCAACATCAATTGGGCCGCGCGCCTGGAAGAAGTGGGCGCCCACGTCGTCTACGGCGTGGTGGGTCACAAGACGCACGCCAAGATGGCGGTGGTGCTGCGGCGCGAGCAGGGCCGGCTGCGCCGCTACGCCCACCTGGGCACGGGCAACTATCACCCGCGCACCGCGCGTCTTTATACCGATTTCGGCCTGCTTACCGCCGATCCCGCCATCTGCGAGGACATGGACAAGGTTTTCGCCCAGCTCACGGGCCTGGGCGCGCGGCGGCCGCTCAAGGCTTTGCTGCAGTCTCCGTTCACCCTGCACGAGAGCATGGTCGCCCTGATCCGCGCCGAGGCGCAGGCCGCCCGCGAGGGCAAGAAGGCCCGCATCATGGCGAAGATGAATTCCCTGCTGGAAACGGCGGTCATCGAGGAGCTGTACGAAGCGAGCCAGGCCGGCGTCAAGATCGACCTGATCGTGCGCGGCGTGTGCGCCCTGCGCAGCGGCGTCAAGGGCCTGTCCGACAACATCCGCGTGCGCTCCATCGTCGGCCGCTTCCTCGAGCATTCGCGGGTGTTCTATTTCTACGCCAACGGCAGGGAAACGGTGTACCTGTCCTCCGCGGACTGGATGGACCGCAACTTCTTCCGCCGCGTGGAAATCGCCTTTCCCGTCCAGGACAAGGCCTTGAAGAAACGCGTCATCGAGGAAGCGTTCACTTACGCCCTGCGCGACAACGAACTCGCCTGGCAGCAGCAACCCGACGGCGACTACACCCGCGTCCGCACCCGCGCGGCCCCGTTCAATCTGCACGAGCACCTGATGCAAAAACTTGGCGGGTAG
- the greA gene encoding transcription elongation factor GreA, which translates to MSAIPLTVHGAERLRSELHRLKTVERPAVISAIAEARAQGDLSENAEYDAARERQGFVEARIAELEATLSNAHIINPVELDADGRAVFGATVEIEDLDSGERLMYQIVGDVEADIRANRISVSSPVARALIGKTEGDVVEVQAPSGVREYEVISVRYL; encoded by the coding sequence ATGTCAGCCATTCCGTTGACGGTTCACGGCGCCGAACGCCTGCGTAGCGAATTGCACCGGCTCAAGACGGTTGAACGCCCCGCGGTGATCAGCGCCATCGCCGAGGCGCGCGCCCAGGGCGATCTGTCGGAGAACGCCGAATACGACGCCGCGCGCGAGCGCCAGGGCTTCGTCGAAGCGCGCATCGCCGAACTCGAAGCCACGCTATCGAACGCCCATATCATCAATCCAGTCGAATTGGATGCCGACGGCCGCGCGGTTTTCGGCGCAACGGTGGAAATCGAAGACCTGGATTCCGGCGAGCGCCTGATGTACCAGATCGTCGGCGATGTCGAGGCCGATATCCGGGCCAACCGGATATCCGTCTCCAGCCCGGTTGCACGCGCCCTGATCGGGAAAACAGAGGGTGACGTGGTGGAAGTGCAGGCGCCTTCCGGCGTGCGCGAATACGAGGTGATCAGCGTTCGCTATCTGTAG
- the glmM gene encoding phosphoglucosamine mutase, whose protein sequence is MSTRKYFGTDGVRGEVGGPVINAEFALRLGYAAGKVFARDMRGGTRPKVLIGKDTRISGYMLESALEAGFSAAGIDVLLAGPLPTPAIAYLTRVLRQTAGIVISASHNPYHDNGIKFFSGRGMKLPDETEAAIEAALDEPLGCVSSEALGRARRLDDAAGRYIEFCKSTFPNDLDLNGLSLVVDAAHGAAYHIAPHVFRELGADVHAVGVQPDGFNINKGVGALYPEALAAEVRARGAHLGIALDGDADRIQMVDATGRIYNGDELLYAILRERMQRGPVAGVVGTLMTNYGFERRLQELGVGFHRADVGDRYVMEQMQARGWLYGGESSGHLICLDCHTTGDGIIAALQVLTALRRNGRSLSEWVADLRMYPQQMINVPLQPGQDWKTHPGLLAARRAVEAELAGRGRVLIRASGTEPKLRLMVEAEESALAMSCAQNLAAGLAAD, encoded by the coding sequence ATGAGCACTCGCAAGTACTTCGGCACGGATGGCGTGCGCGGTGAGGTTGGCGGACCCGTCATCAATGCGGAATTCGCGCTGCGTCTGGGTTACGCGGCGGGCAAGGTCTTCGCCCGCGATATGCGTGGCGGTACGCGGCCGAAGGTGCTGATCGGCAAGGACACGCGAATTTCGGGCTATATGCTGGAGTCGGCGCTGGAAGCCGGGTTTTCGGCGGCTGGCATCGACGTACTGCTGGCCGGGCCGCTGCCCACCCCCGCCATCGCATACCTGACGCGCGTACTGCGCCAGACGGCAGGCATCGTGATCAGCGCCTCGCACAACCCCTATCACGACAACGGCATCAAGTTCTTCTCCGGCCGGGGCATGAAGCTTCCCGACGAAACCGAGGCCGCCATCGAGGCTGCCTTGGACGAGCCGCTGGGGTGCGTCAGTTCCGAGGCCCTGGGCCGCGCGCGGCGCCTCGACGACGCGGCCGGCCGCTACATCGAGTTCTGCAAGAGCACCTTTCCCAACGATCTGGACCTGAACGGGCTGAGCCTCGTCGTGGATGCGGCCCATGGCGCGGCGTATCACATCGCCCCGCACGTGTTCCGCGAATTGGGCGCCGACGTGCACGCGGTGGGCGTGCAGCCGGACGGATTCAATATCAACAAGGGCGTCGGGGCGCTGTATCCCGAGGCGCTGGCGGCCGAGGTGCGGGCACGCGGCGCGCACCTCGGCATTGCCCTGGATGGCGACGCCGACCGCATCCAGATGGTGGACGCCACCGGGCGCATCTACAACGGCGATGAGCTGCTGTATGCAATCCTGCGGGAGCGCATGCAGCGCGGGCCGGTCGCCGGCGTGGTCGGCACCTTGATGACCAATTACGGATTCGAGCGCCGCTTGCAGGAGCTGGGCGTCGGTTTCCACCGCGCCGACGTGGGCGACCGCTACGTGATGGAACAGATGCAGGCGCGCGGGTGGCTGTATGGCGGCGAAAGCTCCGGCCATCTGATCTGCCTGGATTGCCACACCACGGGCGACGGCATCATCGCCGCGCTGCAGGTCTTGACCGCCCTCCGCCGCAACGGCCGCTCGCTATCGGAGTGGGTGGCGGACCTGCGTATGTACCCGCAGCAGATGATCAATGTGCCGTTGCAGCCGGGCCAGGATTGGAAGACCCATCCCGGGCTGCTTGCCGCGCGCCGCGCCGTCGAGGCCGAGCTTGCCGGCCGTGGCCGCGTGCTGATTCGTGCCTCGGGCACTGAACCAAAGCTGCGTCTGATGGTCGAAGCCGAGGAATCCGCGCTCGCCATGTCATGCGCGCAGAATCTGGCGGCCGGTCTGGCCGCCGATTGA
- the ppx gene encoding exopolyphosphatase, translating to MDHLLAAVDLGSNSFRLSIGRVVQQEGAAQIYQIDRLKETVRLAAGLDADKRLSADAVGRAIEVLERFGERLRSFHPSRVRAVATNTFRVARNTAEFLPQAEAALGFPIEVIAGREEARLIFSGVVHTLPPSPNKRLVIDIGGGSTEVIIGKGYEPGLMSSLYMGCVSYSRQFFGDGVVDAHQMKLAELAARREAEVIARQYRKMGWKEAYGSSGTAKALYAILTECGFSDRGITRAGLNKLKERIIRSGRVIPSELPGIKLERADVLPGGLAIMSALFDELNIDVMHTGDGALRLGVLYDLLGRDDQHDKRDESVRQFMKRYHIDVNQASRVRRTALALFQELDIDEDKRGELAHALGWAADLHEVGLSIAHNDYHKHSAYVLGNADMPGFSRDDQQLLALLALAHQGKLGKVEPLVRKREQWLAILCLRLAVLLYRRREDLETLPLTLSVRGDSFVVRVRQDWLASHPLSDFTLRAEESEWRKVGFSFQVLEV from the coding sequence ATGGATCATCTTCTGGCCGCCGTCGACCTCGGTTCCAACAGTTTCCGCCTCTCCATAGGGCGGGTCGTCCAGCAGGAAGGCGCGGCGCAGATATACCAGATCGATCGTTTGAAAGAGACGGTGCGGCTGGCCGCGGGCCTGGACGCGGACAAACGCCTGTCCGCCGACGCGGTCGGGCGCGCCATCGAGGTCCTGGAGCGCTTCGGCGAACGCCTGCGCAGCTTCCATCCCAGCCGCGTCCGCGCCGTGGCCACCAATACCTTCCGCGTTGCCCGCAACACGGCGGAGTTCCTGCCCCAGGCCGAAGCGGCGCTGGGGTTCCCGATCGAAGTCATCGCCGGCCGGGAAGAAGCCCGGCTGATTTTTTCCGGCGTGGTGCATACGCTGCCGCCCTCGCCCAACAAGCGGCTGGTCATCGACATCGGCGGCGGTTCGACGGAGGTGATCATCGGCAAGGGCTACGAGCCCGGCCTGATGTCATCGCTGTACATGGGCTGCGTGAGCTACAGCCGGCAGTTCTTCGGCGACGGCGTCGTCGACGCGCACCAGATGAAACTGGCCGAACTGGCGGCGCGTCGCGAGGCGGAAGTCATCGCGCGCCAATACCGCAAAATGGGCTGGAAGGAAGCCTACGGCTCGTCCGGCACGGCCAAGGCGCTGTACGCCATCTTGACCGAATGCGGCTTCTCCGATCGAGGCATCACCCGCGCCGGCTTGAACAAGCTGAAGGAGCGCATCATCCGCTCCGGCCGCGTCATCCCGTCGGAGCTGCCCGGTATCAAGCTGGAACGCGCCGACGTGCTGCCGGGCGGCCTGGCGATCATGAGCGCACTGTTCGACGAGCTGAACATCGACGTCATGCATACCGGCGACGGCGCGCTGCGGCTGGGCGTGCTGTACGACCTGCTGGGCCGCGACGATCAGCACGACAAGCGCGACGAGTCGGTGCGTCAGTTCATGAAGCGCTATCACATCGACGTCAACCAGGCGTCGCGCGTCCGGCGCACCGCGCTGGCGCTGTTCCAGGAACTGGACATCGACGAAGACAAGCGTGGCGAACTGGCGCACGCGCTGGGGTGGGCGGCGGACCTGCACGAGGTAGGCCTGTCGATCGCCCACAACGATTATCACAAGCACTCCGCCTATGTGCTGGGCAACGCCGACATGCCGGGGTTCTCGCGCGACGACCAGCAACTGCTCGCCCTGCTGGCGCTGGCGCACCAGGGCAAGCTGGGCAAGGTGGAACCGCTGGTGCGCAAACGCGAGCAATGGCTGGCCATTCTGTGCCTGCGGCTCGCCGTGCTGCTGTACCGCCGGCGTGAAGACCTGGAGACGCTGCCGCTGACCCTGTCGGTGCGCGGCGATTCCTTCGTGGTGCGTGTCCGGCAGGATTGGCTCGCATCCCACCCGCTCAGCGACTTCACGTTGCGCGCCGAGGAATCGGAATGGCGCAAGGTGGGCTTTTCCTTCCAGGTGCTGGAAGTCTGA
- a CDS encoding YhbY family RNA-binding protein, which yields MPILEITSRERSALRSAAHALRPVVLIGDKGLSDAVLKEIDANLASHGLIKVRAGGEDRETREEMLAAICDALSCAPVHHLGKMLILYRPRPGMPSPAQADAPAKSAKRKPSEPYTPKKIAAEGKTLAKPARAPRKSAEPADETRRPAASRVTLNKAGKPARPSTRKTAAPAHGIPRRTGSALSLRAGARGARPAAGAARKTAKR from the coding sequence ATGCCTATATTAGAAATCACATCCCGAGAGCGTAGCGCGCTGCGGTCCGCCGCCCACGCCCTGCGCCCTGTCGTCCTGATCGGCGACAAAGGCCTGTCGGACGCGGTCCTCAAGGAAATCGACGCGAACCTCGCCTCGCACGGCCTGATCAAGGTGCGTGCGGGGGGAGAAGACCGCGAAACCCGCGAGGAAATGCTGGCAGCGATCTGCGACGCGCTTTCCTGCGCCCCGGTGCACCACCTGGGCAAGATGCTTATTTTGTATCGGCCGCGCCCCGGCATGCCGTCGCCCGCGCAGGCAGACGCTCCGGCAAAGTCCGCCAAGCGCAAGCCGTCCGAGCCGTACACGCCGAAGAAAATCGCCGCCGAGGGCAAGACCTTGGCCAAGCCGGCGCGCGCGCCTCGCAAATCGGCCGAACCGGCGGACGAAACACGCCGCCCCGCCGCGAGCCGCGTGACGCTGAACAAGGCCGGCAAACCGGCACGCCCCAGCACGCGCAAGACCGCGGCGCCCGCTCACGGCATTCCGCGCCGCACCGGCAGCGCGCTGAGCCTGCGGGCCGGCGCCCGAGGCGCGCGCCCCGCGGCCGGAGCGGCAAGGAAAACGGCAAAGCGATAA
- a CDS encoding GNAT family N-acetyltransferase — protein MLELVRIDPARTTATDTFADSAAAGLVVGLARTADEVEEIQRLRYRVFTEDMGAVFPDAADGIDQDRFDAWCEHVMVRELHTGRVVGTYRLLTPESARAAGGYYSESEFDLSGLGTLRDRIVEAGRSCTHPDFRNGAVIMLLWSGVAEVMRRGNYDYLLGCASVSLRDDGVTAAEVWRAVSGHLADETVPRVQPLHRYPLEKLNSTTLPARVPPLIKGYLKLGAKICGEPAWDPDFNAADFPVLLDMREMDERYRRHFGLPPLNGADVDLESEQGQVRKAA, from the coding sequence ATGCTTGAACTTGTCCGCATCGATCCCGCCCGCACGACGGCGACCGACACGTTTGCCGATTCCGCTGCGGCGGGCCTCGTTGTCGGTCTGGCTCGCACGGCGGATGAAGTCGAAGAGATCCAGCGACTGCGCTACCGCGTCTTCACGGAGGACATGGGCGCCGTGTTTCCCGATGCCGCGGACGGCATCGACCAGGATCGTTTCGATGCCTGGTGCGAGCATGTGATGGTGCGCGAACTGCATACCGGCCGCGTGGTGGGAACCTACCGCTTGCTGACCCCGGAAAGCGCGCGCGCGGCGGGCGGTTATTACTCCGAGTCGGAATTCGACCTGTCCGGCCTCGGTACGCTGCGCGACCGGATCGTCGAAGCCGGACGTTCCTGTACGCATCCGGATTTTCGCAACGGCGCCGTCATCATGTTGTTGTGGTCGGGCGTGGCCGAGGTGATGCGCCGTGGCAATTACGACTACCTGCTCGGTTGCGCCAGCGTCAGCCTGCGCGACGATGGCGTGACGGCCGCCGAGGTGTGGCGCGCGGTGAGCGGCCATCTGGCCGACGAGACCGTGCCTCGCGTGCAGCCGCTGCACCGCTACCCGCTGGAAAAACTGAACAGCACCACGCTGCCGGCCCGGGTGCCGCCCCTCATCAAAGGTTACCTGAAGCTGGGCGCCAAGATCTGCGGCGAGCCGGCTTGGGATCCTGATTTCAATGCCGCGGATTTTCCGGTGCTGCTCGACATGCGCGAGATGGACGAACGCTATCGCCGCCACTTCGGCCTGCCGCCCCTGAACGGCGCCGACGTGGACCTGGAAAGCGAACAGGGCCAGGTCAGAAAGGCCGCCTGA
- a CDS encoding RlmE family RNA methyltransferase codes for MAKNKFSKDWLHQHINDPYVKLAQQKGYRARAAFKLIEILDTEKLMRRGDVVVDLGSAPGSWSQVARERLAGPGGAIDGRILALDILPMEPVAGVEFLQGDFREESVLAQLEETLNGQPVDLVISDMAPNLSGVSVADAARIQHVCDLALEFALAHLKPEGALIVKAFHGSGFSQIVQSFKQHFKRVVERKPKASRSNSSETFLVARGRKQVG; via the coding sequence ATGGCCAAGAATAAATTCTCCAAGGACTGGTTGCACCAGCACATCAACGACCCCTATGTGAAGCTGGCGCAGCAAAAGGGATACCGCGCGCGGGCCGCCTTCAAGCTGATCGAAATCCTGGACACGGAAAAGCTCATGCGGCGCGGCGACGTGGTGGTCGACCTTGGCTCCGCGCCGGGCAGCTGGTCGCAGGTCGCGCGGGAACGCCTGGCCGGCCCGGGAGGCGCCATCGACGGGCGCATCCTGGCGCTCGATATTCTGCCGATGGAGCCGGTGGCCGGGGTGGAATTCCTGCAAGGCGACTTCCGCGAAGAATCCGTCCTGGCCCAGCTGGAGGAAACGCTCAACGGCCAGCCCGTGGACCTTGTAATTTCGGACATGGCCCCCAACCTGTCTGGAGTCAGTGTTGCCGACGCGGCGCGTATCCAGCACGTCTGCGACCTGGCCCTGGAGTTCGCCCTGGCGCACCTCAAGCCCGAGGGGGCGCTGATCGTGAAAGCCTTTCATGGAAGCGGGTTTTCCCAGATCGTCCAATCGTTCAAACAGCATTTCAAAAGGGTGGTCGAACGCAAGCCCAAGGCGTCCAGGTCAAATTCCTCGGAAACTTTTCTGGTCGCCAGAGGCCGGAAACAGGTGGGCTGA
- the folP gene encoding dihydropteroate synthase, with amino-acid sequence MANTFLCGRYEFDLERPLVMGIVNVTPDSFSDGGRHNDPDAAIAHARRLVEEGAHILDIGGESTRPGAAPVSEQDELARVLPLVEGLRDCGVPLSVDTFKPGVMRAVLDAGADMINDIHGFRQPGAVEAVAASRCGLCVMHMKGEPGTMQDNPEYSDLLGEIGGFLHERAQALRGAGVDARRIVLDPGFGFGKTQEQNYELLRRLQSLQASGYPLLAGLSRKSMIGHATGRDVSQRLAGSLAGALACVARGAAIVRVHDVAATVDALKVWQMVEAVPGATAN; translated from the coding sequence ATGGCCAATACTTTTTTGTGCGGGCGCTACGAGTTCGACCTCGAGCGCCCGCTGGTCATGGGTATCGTCAACGTCACGCCGGACTCGTTTTCTGACGGCGGGCGGCATAACGATCCGGACGCCGCGATCGCGCATGCGCGGCGGCTGGTCGAAGAAGGCGCCCACATCCTCGATATCGGCGGAGAATCCACCCGGCCCGGCGCGGCGCCCGTGTCCGAGCAGGACGAACTGGCGCGCGTACTGCCGCTGGTCGAGGGATTGCGCGATTGCGGCGTCCCCCTCTCGGTGGACACCTTCAAGCCGGGCGTCATGCGCGCCGTGCTGGACGCCGGCGCCGATATGATCAACGACATCCATGGATTCCGACAGCCCGGCGCCGTCGAGGCGGTTGCCGCATCCCGCTGCGGCCTGTGCGTCATGCACATGAAAGGCGAACCCGGCACCATGCAGGACAATCCCGAGTACAGCGACTTGCTTGGCGAGATCGGGGGATTCCTGCATGAGCGCGCGCAGGCGCTGCGTGGCGCCGGGGTGGACGCGCGGCGTATCGTGCTGGATCCGGGGTTTGGCTTCGGCAAGACGCAGGAACAGAACTACGAGCTGTTGCGGCGCCTGCAAAGCCTGCAAGCGTCCGGCTACCCCTTGCTGGCGGGTCTGTCGCGCAAGTCGATGATCGGCCATGCGACAGGCCGCGACGTCAGCCAACGGCTGGCGGGCAGCCTGGCTGGGGCGCTTGCCTGCGTGGCGCGCGGCGCGGCCATCGTCCGCGTGCATGATGTGGCCGCAACGGTGGATGCTCTGAAAGTTTGGCAAATGGTGGAGGCCGTGCCCGGCGCCACGGCGAACTGA